One part of the Lapillicoccus jejuensis genome encodes these proteins:
- a CDS encoding helix-turn-helix domain-containing protein has product MRLEALAAALGPGLVRVVVPQPDGPEVGDVTVVEPGEGWFGKPGDLVLGVGLPDDAAAVDLLAGLAAAGPAGVVLRRSLARSRTVRAAARRHRLALAEIAPTASLAHVLGLVRGLLDRATVAGEPGGVEDTSFQDLFTLADAVAAVVEAPVTIEDAASRVLAYSSRQDVTDPARIDTIVGRRVPPALVAHFRSQGLFRRLARSDEPFLVPPGPSQELPRLVVPVRAGGEWLGSIWVVTSRMPTARVQRELRQVAAVLAIRLLRLRAETDLTRRVTADRLREVLQGDDPRAEWLPPGPWRVVALSRPADSHDVASDLDVWETVFRRQRWQRPLLTDDGGTAWAVVTDEDGAPGSWGWLREVVATETAADPTLRVRASEPVRRPADLPRARAEAAELAALDLPAAVAAVEGSWVDLVLARASAAVGERRPAALETLTAHDEREGTAYLATLAAHLDHPAEAARAAAALHVHPNTLRYRLARITELVGDLGTDDPRTRLALRLLLEAATSS; this is encoded by the coding sequence GTGCGCCTCGAGGCCCTGGCCGCCGCCCTCGGGCCCGGGCTGGTCCGCGTCGTCGTCCCGCAGCCCGACGGTCCGGAGGTCGGTGACGTCACCGTCGTCGAGCCGGGGGAGGGCTGGTTCGGCAAGCCGGGCGACCTCGTCCTCGGCGTCGGCCTGCCCGACGACGCGGCGGCGGTCGACCTGCTCGCCGGGCTCGCGGCGGCCGGCCCCGCCGGCGTCGTCCTGCGCCGCTCGCTCGCCCGGTCGCGCACGGTCCGGGCGGCCGCCCGCCGGCACCGGCTCGCGCTGGCCGAGATCGCGCCGACCGCGTCGCTGGCCCACGTCCTCGGGCTGGTCCGCGGCCTGCTCGACCGGGCCACCGTCGCGGGGGAGCCCGGCGGGGTCGAGGACACGTCGTTCCAGGACCTCTTCACCCTCGCCGACGCGGTCGCCGCCGTCGTCGAGGCGCCGGTGACGATCGAGGACGCCGCCTCCCGGGTGCTCGCCTACTCCTCGCGCCAGGACGTCACCGACCCGGCCCGGATCGACACGATCGTCGGCCGCCGGGTGCCGCCCGCCCTCGTGGCGCACTTCCGCTCGCAGGGTCTGTTCCGTCGGCTGGCCCGCTCCGACGAGCCGTTCCTCGTCCCGCCCGGCCCGTCGCAGGAGCTGCCCCGCCTCGTCGTCCCCGTCCGCGCCGGTGGGGAGTGGCTCGGCTCGATCTGGGTCGTCACCTCGCGGATGCCGACGGCGCGGGTCCAGCGCGAGCTGCGCCAGGTCGCCGCCGTCCTCGCGATCCGCCTGCTGCGGCTGCGGGCCGAGACCGACCTGACCCGGCGGGTGACGGCCGACCGGCTGCGCGAGGTGCTCCAGGGCGACGACCCGCGCGCCGAGTGGCTGCCGCCCGGCCCGTGGCGGGTCGTCGCGCTGTCCCGCCCGGCCGACTCGCACGACGTCGCGTCGGACCTCGACGTCTGGGAGACCGTCTTCCGGCGCCAGCGCTGGCAGCGGCCGCTGCTCACCGACGACGGCGGGACGGCCTGGGCCGTCGTCACCGACGAGGACGGGGCGCCCGGCTCGTGGGGCTGGCTGCGCGAGGTGGTCGCGACCGAGACCGCCGCCGACCCCACCCTGCGGGTGCGCGCCTCCGAGCCCGTACGACGCCCCGCCGACCTGCCGCGCGCCCGCGCCGAGGCCGCCGAGCTCGCCGCCCTCGACCTGCCCGCCGCCGTCGCGGCGGTCGAGGGCTCCTGGGTCGACCTCGTCCTCGCCCGGGCGTCGGCCGCGGTGGGGGAACGCCGGCCGGCCGCCCTGGAGACGTTGACCGCGCACGACGAGCGCGAGGGGACGGCCTACCTGGCGACGCTGGCCGCCCACCTCGACCACCCCGCCGAGGCCGCCCGGGCGGCGGCCGCCCTGCACGTGCACCCCAACACGCTGCGCTACCGGCTGGCCCGGATCACCGAACTGGTCGGCGACCTGGGCACCGACGACCCGCGCACCCGCCTGGCGCTGCGGCTGCTGCTCGAGGCGGCGACGTCATCCTGA
- a CDS encoding RNA polymerase sigma factor, whose translation MAPQVTAALVRRYGDVDRAEDAVQEALLAADRQWPLEGLPDDPKAWLVRVASRRLVDAWRSDTARAAREDRLVPRGGDLVAPPADHPDRSAHDDSLVLLLLCCHPALTRPSQVALTLRVLAGLSTAQVARALLVPETTMAQRISRAKATLRELDAPFAPPAAAELPDRVAAVTQVLYLVFTEGHAATTGDRVTDVSLAQEAIRLTRDLHRWLPEDDEVTGLLALMLLSHARRRARTTPYGDLVPLAEQDRRLWDAGLVAEGLALVEEVLPRGRVGAYQLQAAIAAVHAEAPSSQDTDWAQVAALYAMLADVAPSPVVTLNRAVAVAEVDGPTAGLAMVEPLVEHPALRRGHRVHAVRAHLLERAGRREEAREAFVRAADLATSTPEQRHLRRLAQALTDPPSG comes from the coding sequence GTGGCGCCGCAGGTCACCGCCGCGCTCGTGCGCCGGTACGGCGACGTCGACCGCGCCGAGGACGCCGTGCAGGAGGCGCTGCTCGCCGCCGACCGCCAGTGGCCGCTGGAGGGCCTGCCCGACGACCCGAAGGCGTGGCTGGTCCGCGTCGCCTCCCGGCGCCTCGTCGACGCCTGGCGCTCGGACACCGCCCGGGCCGCCCGCGAGGACCGGCTCGTCCCGCGCGGCGGGGACCTCGTCGCGCCGCCGGCGGACCACCCGGACCGCTCTGCGCACGACGACAGCCTCGTGCTGCTCCTGCTCTGCTGCCACCCCGCCCTCACCCGACCGTCGCAGGTCGCCCTCACGCTGCGGGTCCTCGCCGGGCTGTCGACCGCCCAGGTCGCCCGGGCCCTGCTCGTCCCGGAGACGACGATGGCGCAACGGATCTCGCGGGCCAAGGCCACGCTGCGGGAGCTCGACGCGCCGTTCGCGCCCCCCGCCGCCGCGGAGCTGCCCGACCGGGTGGCCGCCGTCACCCAGGTCCTCTACCTCGTCTTCACCGAGGGTCACGCGGCGACGACGGGCGACCGGGTGACCGACGTCTCGCTGGCACAGGAGGCGATCCGGCTGACCCGCGACCTGCACCGCTGGCTGCCCGAGGACGACGAGGTGACGGGCCTGCTCGCGCTCATGCTCCTCAGCCACGCGCGGCGCCGCGCCCGCACGACGCCGTACGGCGACCTCGTGCCGCTCGCCGAGCAGGACCGCCGCCTCTGGGACGCCGGGCTCGTCGCCGAGGGCCTCGCTCTCGTCGAGGAGGTGCTGCCCCGGGGCCGGGTGGGGGCGTACCAGCTGCAGGCGGCCATCGCGGCGGTGCATGCGGAGGCACCTTCTTCCCAGGACACCGACTGGGCGCAGGTCGCCGCGCTCTACGCGATGCTGGCGGACGTGGCCCCGAGCCCCGTCGTCACCCTCAACCGCGCCGTGGCGGTCGCCGAGGTCGACGGCCCGACGGCGGGGCTGGCCATGGTCGAGCCGCTGGTGGAGCACCCGGCGCTGCGCCGCGGCCACCGGGTCCACGCCGTCCGCGCGCACCTGCTCGAGCGGGCCGGGCGACGGGAGGAGGCGCGCGAGGCCTTCGTCCGCGCCGCCGACCTGGCCACGAGCACTCCCGAGCAGCGCCACCTGCGACGGCTGGCGCAGGCCCTCACCGACCCGCCCTCAGGATGA
- a CDS encoding YciI family protein, with product MKFVVLIHSNPDPWGHPTHEFTEQGRAIPREEKERSGREFDAFLEELHAAGELVTAEALAAPAASTVYRWADGPVASEGPYAETTEHLAGFFLIDVADRARAEEVARRFAGAGDTIELRPAMWGGGED from the coding sequence GTGAAGTTCGTCGTCCTCATCCACTCCAACCCTGACCCGTGGGGCCACCCCACCCACGAGTTCACCGAGCAGGGCCGGGCCATCCCGCGCGAGGAGAAGGAGCGCAGCGGTCGCGAGTTCGACGCCTTCCTCGAGGAGCTGCACGCGGCGGGCGAGCTGGTCACCGCCGAGGCGCTCGCGGCCCCGGCCGCGTCCACCGTCTACCGGTGGGCCGACGGGCCGGTCGCCAGCGAGGGCCCCTACGCCGAGACCACCGAGCACCTGGCCGGGTTCTTCCTCATCGACGTCGCCGACCGGGCCCGCGCCGAGGAGGTCGCGCGCCGCTTCGCCGGCGCCGGCGACACGATCGAGCTGCGCCCGGCGATGTGGGGCGGTGGGGAGGACTGA
- a CDS encoding lanthionine synthetase LanC family protein: MAHDPQVYDDLAEAAWRWVRLQVLRDDRGPWLPPHVDVDTGAQPVVQADDDERVGAYDGLGGLAHVLAELRLGRGWSDEEAVLAAEVGDAVRAHLPAARDVSVFGGTASDLDVLLALDPGDRDAARAAVDRLLATWTEDGWPAPWASDPERFRPGAVVVDASLGSACGVLAGLWAVRHGVPEGREVVERGQASVLRFTTGTDEPPGGVEWPFVPDAFRVDPTPFAMPNWSHGQAGVVGVLALAGQALGRDDVLDLAGRGAERLVALADTSDDGFVVPRVVPWAPRHGDPVTWNWCHGAPGTSRAFVALARAGVEEVAGCPTLEWHDRALRSTLASGIPQRLHPGFWDNDGRCCGTAGTADILLDAWRRTGRQEWLDFVVVLADALVEHAVRDGDDAYWRFVEHRAEPPLLPPGVGWMQGAAGIAALLLRVARVRRDGREAPAVARLDSWWCVE; the protein is encoded by the coding sequence ATGGCCCACGACCCGCAGGTGTACGACGACCTCGCCGAGGCCGCCTGGCGCTGGGTGCGGCTCCAGGTCCTCCGCGACGACCGCGGCCCGTGGCTGCCCCCGCACGTCGACGTGGACACGGGCGCCCAGCCGGTGGTCCAGGCGGACGACGACGAGCGCGTCGGCGCGTACGACGGCCTCGGCGGTCTCGCCCACGTGCTGGCCGAGCTGCGGCTCGGTCGCGGGTGGAGCGACGAGGAGGCCGTGCTGGCGGCCGAGGTGGGCGACGCCGTACGGGCGCACCTGCCGGCCGCGCGCGACGTCAGCGTCTTCGGCGGCACGGCCAGCGACCTCGACGTCCTCCTCGCCCTCGACCCCGGCGACCGGGACGCGGCCCGGGCCGCCGTCGACCGGCTGCTCGCCACCTGGACCGAGGACGGCTGGCCGGCGCCGTGGGCCTCGGACCCCGAGCGGTTCCGGCCGGGCGCGGTGGTCGTCGACGCCAGCCTCGGCTCCGCGTGCGGGGTGCTCGCCGGGCTGTGGGCGGTGCGGCACGGCGTGCCGGAGGGCCGGGAGGTCGTCGAGCGCGGGCAGGCGTCGGTCCTGCGCTTCACGACCGGCACCGACGAGCCGCCGGGTGGGGTCGAGTGGCCGTTCGTGCCCGACGCGTTCCGCGTCGACCCGACGCCGTTCGCCATGCCCAACTGGTCGCACGGACAGGCCGGGGTCGTGGGCGTGCTCGCCCTCGCCGGGCAGGCCCTCGGTCGCGACGACGTGCTCGACCTGGCGGGGCGCGGCGCCGAGCGGCTCGTCGCGCTCGCCGACACCTCCGACGACGGCTTCGTCGTCCCCCGCGTCGTCCCGTGGGCGCCGCGGCACGGCGACCCGGTGACGTGGAACTGGTGCCACGGCGCCCCGGGGACGTCGCGGGCCTTCGTCGCGCTGGCCCGGGCGGGGGTGGAGGAGGTCGCCGGGTGCCCGACGCTCGAGTGGCACGACCGGGCCCTGCGCTCGACGCTCGCCTCGGGGATCCCGCAGCGGCTGCACCCCGGATTCTGGGACAACGACGGACGTTGCTGCGGCACGGCGGGGACGGCCGACATCCTCCTCGACGCGTGGCGCCGTACGGGCCGGCAGGAGTGGCTGGACTTCGTCGTCGTCCTCGCCGACGCGCTCGTCGAGCACGCCGTCCGCGACGGCGACGACGCCTACTGGCGCTTCGTCGAGCACCGGGCCGAGCCGCCGCTGCTGCCGCCCGGGGTCGGGTGGATGCAGGGGGCGGCCGGGATCGCGGCCCTGCTGCTGCGGGTGGCCCGGGTGCGGCGCGACGGCCGCGAGGCGCCCGCCGTCGCCCGGCTCGACTCGTGGTGGTGCGTGGAGTGA
- a CDS encoding cupin domain-containing protein: protein MDGTSYPPPLFHGDHGVVSATVRSGGTEPDLVHPNGNRVHYLATGAGTGGLFGLYRWEFAGPPSGPGPHFHRTLAESFYVLEGEVTIYDGGGWRVCRPGDWAHVPPGGRHGFRNESGPASMLLHFAPGAPREAYFEGLARGLDGLTRDEVDAFMVEHDNLWEE, encoded by the coding sequence ATGGACGGTACGTCGTACCCACCCCCGCTCTTCCACGGCGACCACGGCGTCGTGTCCGCGACCGTGCGCTCGGGAGGCACGGAGCCCGACCTCGTCCACCCCAACGGCAACCGGGTGCACTACCTGGCCACCGGGGCCGGGACGGGCGGGCTGTTCGGGCTCTACCGGTGGGAGTTCGCGGGGCCGCCGAGCGGACCGGGACCGCACTTCCACCGCACCCTGGCGGAGTCGTTCTACGTCCTCGAGGGCGAGGTGACGATCTACGACGGCGGGGGCTGGCGCGTGTGCCGCCCGGGTGACTGGGCGCACGTGCCGCCGGGTGGACGGCACGGGTTCCGCAACGAGTCGGGCCCGGCGTCGATGCTGCTGCACTTCGCCCCCGGCGCTCCGCGCGAGGCCTACTTCGAGGGCCTGGCGCGCGGGCTCGACGGGCTGACCCGCGACGAGGTGGACGCGTTCATGGTCGAGCACGACAACCTCTGGGAGGAGTGA
- a CDS encoding LLM class flavin-dependent oxidoreductase: MVDYLQELRFGLFPSPDAAAAARTLELAQVAEVSGLDLLTVQDHPYQSRHLDALTLLSVVAARTTTLRVALNVANLPLRPPVVLARSTASLDLLTGGRVELGLGAGAFWDGVVAAGGERRTPGEAVDALEEGIEVVRAVWQEGGPAVRVEGRFHRVVGLHPGPAPAHPVEVWLGAYGPRMLRLTGRVADGWLPSMGYADPDRLGALTATLDDAARAAGRDPASVRRLYNVMGRLGGRGTGPRLHGTAADWAEQLAALTEEHGISTFVLASDDERTVRVFGEEVAPDVRERVTARRAGDAGAATRGRPVVELGPGAPPQPLAEGEGAWDESTRPRFPAPEGASYTAVQQAQPAHLVEVHDHLRSELEQLRGVIEQVEAGRTSVGQARSEISRMTLRQNAWTLGAYCEQYCRVLTTHHTIEDVSMFPRLRQVPGAAPVLDRLTAEHHVIHDLLERVDRALVGLVTGGDDGLPGDTAPLRAVVDLLSDALLSHLSYEERELYHPLAQVGFQ, translated from the coding sequence GTGGTCGACTACCTCCAGGAGCTGCGGTTCGGGCTCTTCCCGTCCCCGGACGCGGCCGCCGCCGCGCGCACCCTCGAGCTGGCGCAGGTCGCCGAGGTCAGCGGGCTCGACCTGCTCACGGTGCAGGACCACCCGTACCAGAGCCGTCACCTCGACGCGCTGACCCTGCTGTCCGTCGTCGCCGCGCGGACGACGACCCTGCGGGTCGCGCTCAACGTCGCGAACCTGCCGCTGCGGCCGCCCGTCGTCCTCGCCCGCAGCACCGCCTCGCTCGACCTGCTCACCGGCGGCCGGGTCGAGCTCGGGCTCGGCGCGGGCGCCTTCTGGGACGGCGTCGTCGCGGCCGGGGGCGAACGGCGCACCCCGGGCGAGGCGGTGGACGCCCTCGAGGAGGGCATCGAGGTCGTCCGGGCGGTCTGGCAGGAGGGCGGCCCGGCCGTCCGGGTCGAGGGCCGCTTCCACCGCGTCGTCGGGCTGCACCCCGGACCGGCCCCGGCGCACCCCGTCGAGGTGTGGCTCGGCGCCTACGGCCCGCGGATGCTGCGCCTCACCGGACGGGTCGCCGACGGCTGGCTGCCGAGCATGGGGTACGCCGACCCCGACCGGCTCGGCGCGCTCACGGCCACCCTCGACGACGCGGCCAGGGCGGCAGGACGCGACCCCGCGTCGGTACGACGCCTCTACAACGTCATGGGGCGGCTCGGGGGCCGCGGTACGGGGCCGCGACTGCACGGGACCGCGGCCGACTGGGCCGAGCAGCTGGCCGCCCTCACCGAGGAGCACGGGATCAGCACGTTCGTCCTCGCGAGCGACGACGAGCGGACCGTGCGCGTCTTCGGCGAGGAGGTCGCCCCCGACGTGCGCGAGCGCGTGACCGCGCGCCGGGCGGGGGACGCGGGTGCGGCGACCCGGGGACGACCCGTCGTCGAGCTCGGCCCCGGGGCTCCTCCCCAGCCCCTCGCGGAGGGCGAGGGCGCCTGGGACGAGTCGACGCGGCCGCGCTTCCCGGCGCCCGAGGGGGCGTCGTACACCGCGGTGCAGCAGGCCCAGCCGGCCCACCTCGTCGAGGTGCACGACCACCTGCGCAGCGAGCTCGAGCAGCTGCGCGGGGTCATCGAGCAGGTCGAGGCGGGGCGGACCTCGGTCGGGCAGGCGCGCTCCGAGATCAGCCGGATGACGCTGCGGCAGAACGCGTGGACCCTCGGCGCCTACTGCGAGCAGTACTGCCGCGTGCTGACGACGCACCACACCATCGAGGACGTGAGCATGTTCCCGCGGCTGCGGCAGGTGCCCGGCGCCGCGCCCGTCCTCGACCGGCTCACCGCCGAGCACCACGTCATCCACGACCTGCTCGAGCGCGTCGACCGCGCCCTCGTCGGGCTCGTCACCGGCGGCGACGACGGGCTGCCGGGTGACACCGCGCCGCTGCGCGCGGTCGTCGACCTGCTCTCCGACGCCCTGCTCAGCCACCTGTCGTACGAGGAGCGCGAGCTCTACCACCCGCTCGCCCAGGTCGGCTTCCAGTAA
- a CDS encoding calcium:proton antiporter, which yields MTRSALLRWTTLGPVLALLALVLTWGRDLGPVPVVVVAALLAAAVLAAVHHAEVVAHAVGEPYGSLVLAVAVTVIEVGLIVTLMVSGKEGAATLARDTVFAATMITVNGIVGISILVGSLRHGLVVFNKEGTGSALATVTAVATLCLVLPTFTTGAAGPEFTPGQLAFAAVASLTLYVAFVLTQTRRHRDFFLPVDSHGNILEGSGAGGSDDGAEGDHHAPPGDSVRRSLVLLLVALVAVVGLAKVESPAIESAVRSAGLPQSFVGVVIALLVLAPETLAAVNAARRRRTQISLNLALGSAMASIGLTIPTLALLTPFIDVPLQLGLGPTQVVLLGLTVVVGTLTVVPGRATRLQGVVHLTLLAAFVFLAANP from the coding sequence GTGACCCGCTCCGCGCTCCTGCGCTGGACCACCCTGGGGCCGGTGCTGGCCCTCCTCGCGCTCGTGCTGACCTGGGGTCGCGACCTCGGGCCGGTGCCGGTCGTCGTCGTCGCGGCGCTGCTCGCGGCCGCCGTCCTCGCGGCCGTCCACCACGCGGAGGTCGTGGCGCACGCGGTCGGCGAGCCCTACGGATCGCTCGTCCTCGCGGTGGCCGTGACCGTCATCGAGGTCGGGCTCATCGTCACGCTCATGGTGTCGGGCAAGGAGGGGGCTGCGACGCTGGCCCGCGACACGGTGTTCGCGGCGACGATGATCACCGTCAACGGGATCGTCGGCATCTCGATCCTCGTCGGCTCCCTGCGCCACGGGCTCGTCGTCTTCAACAAGGAGGGGACCGGCAGCGCCCTCGCGACCGTGACCGCCGTCGCGACGCTGTGCCTGGTCCTGCCGACCTTCACCACCGGCGCGGCGGGACCGGAGTTCACCCCCGGGCAGCTCGCCTTCGCCGCCGTCGCCTCCCTGACGCTGTACGTCGCCTTCGTCCTCACCCAGACGCGCCGGCACCGTGACTTCTTCCTGCCGGTCGACAGCCACGGCAACATCCTCGAGGGCTCGGGGGCGGGTGGCTCCGACGACGGGGCGGAGGGCGACCACCACGCCCCGCCCGGGGACTCCGTACGGCGCAGCCTGGTCCTGCTCCTCGTCGCGCTCGTCGCCGTCGTCGGGCTGGCCAAGGTCGAGTCGCCGGCCATCGAGTCGGCGGTCCGCTCGGCCGGCCTGCCGCAGTCCTTCGTCGGCGTCGTCATCGCGCTGCTCGTCCTCGCCCCGGAGACGCTGGCCGCCGTCAACGCGGCGCGCCGCCGCCGCACCCAGATCAGCCTCAACCTGGCACTCGGGTCGGCGATGGCCAGCATCGGCCTGACCATCCCGACGCTGGCGCTGCTGACGCCGTTCATCGACGTCCCGCTCCAGCTGGGGCTCGGTCCGACCCAGGTCGTGCTGCTCGGCCTGACCGTCGTCGTCGGGACGCTCACCGTCGTCCCCGGCCGCGCGACCCGGCTGCAGGGGGTCGTGCACCTCACCCTGCTCGCGGCCTTCGTCTTCCTCGCCGCCAACCCCTGA
- a CDS encoding molybdopterin-dependent oxidoreductase, translating to MLDRPENPLRPATRRGSAVPYAVAGVLAAAAGTAAGHLVAGLVDPATSPVLAVGSTLIDLTPTPVKDWAIAHFGTNDKLVLLTSVGVVTLVLAAVAGILSRRRRAVGVGLIVLLVVLAGAAALTRPTAGPLDALPALATLVVGIAALLLLLREADRATAPASTSGTSRRGFLLGAGGVTLGALVLGGVGQRLGSRTVDPSKVALPTPQSAATPLPTGLEKTVPGISSFRTPTASFYRVDTNLTVPQVSTAGWSLAVDGDVGNPFTLSFDELLAMPMIERDITMTCVSNEVGGGYIGAATWQGVRLTDLLDRAKVGSTADQILSTAVDGFTISTPLDVARDGRDAMVAVAMNGAPLTDVHGFPARLITPGLYGFVGATKWLTRLTLTTYAAQQAYWTKRQWATDAPIKISSRIDTPRGLQSIPAGRTVIGGVAWAQHRGVKGVEVQVDGGDWQPAKLGPDAGVDYWRQWYLPWDATSGQHTLAVRATDLQGQVQTADRATPFPSGSSGIQSIVVLVS from the coding sequence ATGCTCGATCGACCCGAGAACCCCCTGCGCCCGGCCACCCGCCGCGGCTCCGCCGTGCCGTACGCCGTCGCCGGGGTCCTCGCCGCGGCCGCGGGCACCGCCGCCGGCCACCTCGTCGCCGGCCTCGTCGACCCCGCCACCTCCCCGGTGCTGGCCGTCGGCTCCACGCTCATCGACCTCACCCCCACCCCGGTCAAGGACTGGGCCATCGCCCACTTCGGGACGAACGACAAGCTCGTGCTGCTGACGTCGGTCGGCGTCGTCACCCTCGTCCTCGCCGCCGTCGCCGGGATCCTGTCGCGGCGCCGTCGAGCGGTGGGCGTCGGTCTCATCGTCCTGCTCGTCGTGCTCGCCGGCGCCGCGGCGCTCACCCGCCCCACCGCGGGCCCGCTCGATGCGCTGCCCGCGCTGGCGACCCTCGTCGTCGGGATCGCCGCGCTGCTCCTGCTGCTCCGCGAGGCCGACCGGGCCACGGCCCCGGCGTCCACGAGCGGGACCAGCCGCCGTGGCTTCCTCCTCGGCGCGGGCGGCGTCACCCTCGGCGCCCTGGTCCTCGGCGGCGTCGGGCAGCGGCTCGGCTCTCGGACCGTCGACCCCTCCAAGGTCGCCCTGCCGACGCCGCAGAGCGCGGCGACCCCGCTGCCGACCGGTCTGGAGAAGACGGTTCCCGGGATCTCATCGTTCCGGACCCCGACCGCGTCGTTCTACCGCGTCGACACCAACCTCACCGTCCCGCAGGTCTCGACCGCGGGCTGGTCGCTCGCGGTCGACGGCGACGTCGGCAACCCGTTCACGCTCTCCTTCGACGAGCTGCTCGCGATGCCGATGATCGAGCGCGACATCACGATGACCTGCGTGTCCAACGAGGTCGGGGGCGGCTACATCGGCGCCGCCACCTGGCAGGGCGTGCGCCTGACCGACCTGCTCGACCGCGCGAAGGTCGGGAGCACAGCCGACCAGATCCTGTCGACCGCTGTCGACGGGTTCACCATCAGCACCCCGCTCGACGTCGCCCGCGACGGGCGCGACGCGATGGTCGCCGTCGCGATGAACGGTGCTCCGCTCACCGACGTCCACGGCTTCCCCGCCCGGCTCATCACCCCCGGCCTCTACGGGTTCGTCGGCGCGACGAAGTGGTTGACCAGGCTGACGCTGACGACGTACGCCGCGCAGCAGGCCTACTGGACCAAGCGGCAGTGGGCGACCGACGCCCCCATCAAGATCTCCAGCCGCATCGACACCCCGCGCGGGCTGCAGTCCATCCCCGCCGGGCGCACCGTCATCGGGGGCGTCGCCTGGGCGCAGCACCGTGGCGTCAAGGGCGTCGAGGTGCAGGTCGACGGGGGTGACTGGCAGCCGGCGAAGCTCGGGCCGGACGCCGGCGTGGACTACTGGCGGCAGTGGTACCTGCCGTGGGACGCGACGTCAGGGCAGCACACCCTCGCCGTGCGCGCCACCGACCTGCAGGGCCAGGTGCAGACCGCCGACCGCGCCACGCCGTTCCCCTCGGGGTCCAGCGGCATCCAGTCGATCGTGGTCCTCGTCTCCTGA
- a CDS encoding fasciclin domain-containing protein — MKHHHKEFPIMQIRRKTAALALVAALPLGLAACGSNSSSDTSAGSQPSSSMSSSAPMTTPSDSMTSSGSGMDMASQPFGSACSAVPASGSGSFSGMAADPVATAASNNPVLSTLVTAVKTAGLVDTLNSQQAITVFAPANDAFAKIPAATLKSVLADKATLTKILTYHVVAGKISPDQLAGTHKTLEGQDLTVKGSGEAFTVGSSNANVICGNVQTANATVYIIDGVLMPPAA, encoded by the coding sequence ATGAAGCACCATCACAAGGAGTTCCCGATCATGCAGATCCGTCGCAAGACCGCCGCCCTGGCCCTCGTCGCCGCTCTCCCGCTGGGCCTCGCCGCCTGCGGGTCGAACAGCTCGAGCGACACCTCCGCCGGGTCGCAGCCGTCGTCGAGCATGAGCAGCTCGGCCCCGATGACCACCCCGTCCGACTCGATGACCTCCTCGGGCTCCGGCATGGACATGGCCTCGCAGCCCTTCGGCTCCGCCTGCAGCGCCGTCCCGGCCTCCGGCTCGGGCTCGTTCAGCGGCATGGCCGCCGACCCGGTCGCCACCGCCGCGAGCAACAACCCGGTCCTGTCGACCCTCGTCACCGCCGTCAAGACCGCCGGCCTCGTCGACACCCTCAACTCGCAGCAGGCCATCACCGTCTTCGCCCCGGCCAACGACGCCTTCGCGAAGATCCCGGCCGCGACCCTCAAGTCGGTCCTCGCCGACAAGGCCACGCTGACCAAGATCCTCACCTACCACGTCGTGGCCGGGAAGATCAGCCCCGACCAGCTCGCCGGCACCCACAAGACGCTCGAGGGCCAGGACCTGACCGTCAAGGGCTCGGGCGAGGCCTTCACCGTCGGCTCCAGCAACGCCAACGTCATCTGCGGCAACGTCCAGACCGCCAACGCCACCGTCTACATCATCGACGGTGTCCTCATGCCGCCGGCCGCCTGA
- the sigK gene encoding ECF RNA polymerase sigma factor SigK: MDSMAELHAVPSDPSEGTAPGPDTQADDFAAWLDRSGLGDEGAFAELYDALSRRLYGLVLRVVRDPAQSEEVTQEAFLEIWRTASRFDRTRGSALGWMMTIAHRKAVDRVRSAEAASRRDTQYHESSQDVDFDSTAEAAHTSLDVERVRKALASLTDAQRSALELAYFGGYTHSEVATMLGLPLGTAKTRIRDGLIRLRDTLGITS; encoded by the coding sequence ATGGACTCCATGGCTGAGCTGCACGCGGTCCCCTCCGACCCGTCGGAGGGGACCGCCCCCGGTCCGGACACCCAGGCGGACGACTTCGCCGCCTGGCTGGACCGGTCCGGCCTGGGCGACGAGGGCGCCTTCGCGGAGCTGTACGACGCGCTGTCCCGCCGCCTCTACGGACTCGTTCTGCGAGTCGTCCGCGACCCTGCGCAGTCGGAGGAGGTGACCCAGGAGGCGTTTCTCGAGATCTGGCGGACCGCGTCGCGGTTCGACAGGACCCGAGGGAGCGCGCTGGGGTGGATGATGACGATCGCGCACCGCAAGGCGGTGGACCGGGTACGGTCCGCCGAGGCGGCCAGCCGCCGCGACACGCAGTACCACGAGTCCAGCCAGGACGTCGACTTCGACAGCACCGCCGAGGCCGCCCACACCTCGCTGGACGTCGAGCGGGTGCGCAAGGCGCTCGCGAGCCTCACCGATGCGCAGCGCAGTGCCCTGGAGCTGGCGTACTTCGGGGGGTACACCCATTCCGAGGTGGCCACCATGCTGGGGCTGCCGCTCGGCACCGCCAAGACCCGCATCCGTGATGGACTCATCCGGTTGCGAGACACTCTGGGGATCACCTCATGA